In Ilumatobacter fluminis, the following proteins share a genomic window:
- a CDS encoding FecCD family ABC transporter permease, whose translation MTATLDPATAPSVVPVAARRGIARRTIGMVLLIATTVIAVPLSLAVGAKPIPLGPVVEALLSYDPTDTDHLVVRELRLPRTIVGLFVGSALGVAGALMQAVTRNPLADPGILGVNAGASFAVVIGIWAFGTTSVDDLVWFALVGAAITSVVVYALGSIGRAGATPVRLALAGAALSALLFALTRAVTLLDTATLDQFRFWAVGSLSGRDADIAWSVAPFIVVGLVMAVGVSRSLNAIGLGDDAAAALGVKVHLTRGVSGIAIMLLCGAAVAAVGPIGFVGLVLPHAARALFGPDQRWLVPACAFGGAAFLLLCDTAGRVIARPSEVQVGIMTAAIGGPAFVILVRRMRMVRL comes from the coding sequence GTGACCGCCACCCTCGATCCCGCCACCGCGCCGTCGGTCGTGCCGGTCGCGGCGCGACGCGGCATCGCCCGTCGCACGATCGGCATGGTCCTGCTGATCGCGACCACCGTGATCGCCGTCCCCCTGTCGCTCGCTGTCGGCGCCAAGCCGATCCCGCTCGGTCCGGTCGTCGAGGCACTCCTGTCGTACGACCCGACCGACACCGATCACCTGGTCGTCAGAGAACTCCGACTCCCGCGAACGATCGTCGGCCTGTTCGTCGGGAGTGCGCTCGGCGTCGCCGGCGCCTTGATGCAGGCGGTCACGCGCAACCCGCTCGCCGACCCGGGCATCCTCGGCGTCAACGCGGGCGCATCCTTTGCCGTCGTGATCGGGATCTGGGCCTTCGGCACGACATCGGTCGACGACTTGGTCTGGTTCGCGCTCGTCGGCGCAGCGATCACCTCGGTCGTCGTCTACGCCCTCGGCTCGATCGGTCGCGCCGGCGCGACCCCGGTCCGTCTCGCCCTCGCCGGCGCCGCGCTGAGTGCCCTGCTGTTCGCACTCACTCGCGCCGTCACGCTCCTCGACACGGCGACGCTCGACCAGTTCCGGTTCTGGGCCGTCGGCTCGCTGTCGGGGCGCGACGCCGACATCGCATGGAGCGTCGCCCCGTTCATCGTCGTCGGCCTCGTGATGGCGGTGGGCGTCAGCCGTTCCCTCAATGCGATCGGCCTGGGCGACGACGCGGCCGCCGCGCTCGGCGTCAAGGTGCACCTCACCCGCGGTGTGAGCGGGATTGCGATCATGCTGCTCTGTGGCGCGGCCGTTGCCGCGGTCGGCCCGATCGGGTTCGTCGGGCTGGTCCTGCCCCACGCCGCCCGCGCCCTCTTCGGCCCCGACCAGCGTTGGCTGGTCCCGGCCTGTGCCTTCGGCGGCGCAGCGTTCCTCCTGCTGTGCGACACGGCGGGTCGCGTCATCGCCCGACCGAGCGAGGTCCAGGTCGGCATCATGACCGCAGCCATCGGCGGCCCGGCCTTCGTGATCCTCGTGCGACGAATGCGGATGGTCCGCCTGTGA
- a CDS encoding FecCD family ABC transporter permease: MTAVVGTARVVRAGSFSVRVDVRSVTVCSLLLVGILVVATWSIMVGDFPLSVRQVLSAVFGDGGDDAEFIVQTLRLPRALTAILVGAALGMSGAVFQSIARNPLGSPDIVGFQQGAAFGAVLVIVYWGGSSLAVAGGAVAGGVVTALLVYVLAWKRGLSSSRLVLVGIGIGFTAAAGVDYLITRADIYDVQRAAVWLTGSLNGRSWDHVRTVGLALLVLAPLVIIGQRSLDRLDLGDDTAAALGVRVNRAKLGLIVLAVGLSALAVAAAGPIAFIAFVAGPIARRMVNSPNACVVPAAFVGAFVLTAADLVARRVLAPTELPVGVMTAIIGAPYLLWLLTRRARTGAL, translated from the coding sequence GTGACCGCCGTCGTCGGCACGGCACGGGTCGTGCGAGCGGGCTCGTTCTCGGTGCGCGTCGACGTGCGTTCCGTGACTGTGTGCAGTCTGCTGCTGGTCGGCATCCTCGTCGTCGCGACGTGGTCGATCATGGTGGGCGACTTCCCGCTCTCGGTCCGGCAGGTGCTGTCGGCAGTGTTCGGCGACGGCGGCGACGACGCCGAGTTCATCGTGCAGACACTGCGGCTGCCGCGTGCCCTCACGGCGATCCTGGTCGGCGCAGCGCTCGGCATGTCGGGGGCGGTCTTCCAGTCGATCGCGCGCAACCCGCTCGGCTCGCCCGACATCGTCGGGTTCCAGCAAGGCGCAGCGTTCGGCGCCGTACTCGTGATCGTCTACTGGGGTGGCTCGAGCCTGGCAGTCGCGGGCGGCGCCGTTGCCGGCGGTGTCGTCACCGCCTTGCTCGTCTATGTCCTGGCATGGAAACGCGGCCTGTCGTCGTCGCGCCTCGTTCTGGTCGGTATCGGCATCGGCTTCACGGCAGCGGCCGGCGTCGACTACCTCATCACCCGGGCCGACATCTACGACGTCCAACGCGCCGCCGTCTGGCTGACCGGGTCGCTGAACGGACGCAGCTGGGACCACGTCCGCACCGTCGGCCTGGCACTCCTCGTCTTGGCGCCGCTCGTCATCATCGGTCAACGTTCGCTCGACCGACTCGATCTCGGCGACGACACCGCAGCTGCACTCGGCGTCCGGGTCAACCGGGCGAAGCTCGGACTGATCGTCCTGGCGGTGGGGCTGTCCGCGCTCGCCGTCGCCGCTGCCGGTCCGATCGCCTTCATCGCCTTCGTCGCCGGCCCGATCGCTCGCCGCATGGTCAACTCACCGAACGCCTGCGTCGTACCGGCGGCATTCGTCGGGGCGTTCGTGCTCACTGCAGCCGACCTCGTCGCCCGGCGCGTGTTGGCGCCCACCGAACTCCCGGTCGGCGTGATGACCGCCATCATCGGCGCGCCGTACTTGCTCTGGCTCCTCACCCGACGCGCCAGGACGGGTGCGCTGTGA
- a CDS encoding heme/hemin ABC transporter substrate-binding protein, producing the protein MTRRPLAPLALALAAVIAACGGVDATSTSTSTSTSTTPTTPVTTAPPSTSTTTTVVETTVPATSPSAGRTVVDARGESVTILSTERIIPLDGDVAEIVFALGLGDQVVATDLSATYPPEADALPQIGYQRSLTAEPIAAFEPTLLLGTDIASPPEVLDDLERLAIPLVIVPSNASSTGAAEKIMAVADALGAADDGAVLAAQVQAEIDAAAASAPRRDPAPKVASLYIRGSNARLVFGEAYNTHWLVEAAGGVDVADELGVTESAEISDEAMIAAAPDVLLVTESGLESVGGVDGLFEQIPALAQTPAGERRAVIAYDAQLLLGNGPRTGQLLADLIADLTTHTAPDGDTQP; encoded by the coding sequence GTGACGCGCCGACCACTCGCCCCACTGGCGCTTGCACTCGCTGCGGTGATCGCCGCATGCGGGGGCGTCGACGCCACATCCACCTCCACATCGACATCCACATCGACGACGCCGACGACGCCGGTGACGACCGCTCCGCCATCGACGAGCACGACGACGACCGTCGTCGAGACGACGGTGCCCGCGACCAGCCCTTCCGCCGGACGAACCGTCGTCGACGCTCGGGGCGAGTCCGTCACGATCCTCTCGACCGAGCGGATCATCCCGCTCGACGGCGACGTGGCCGAGATCGTGTTCGCGCTCGGACTCGGCGATCAGGTCGTGGCGACCGACCTGTCGGCGACGTATCCGCCGGAAGCCGATGCACTGCCACAGATCGGCTACCAACGCTCGCTCACCGCAGAGCCGATCGCCGCGTTCGAGCCGACGCTGCTGCTCGGCACCGACATCGCCAGCCCGCCGGAGGTGCTCGACGACCTCGAGCGGTTGGCCATCCCGCTCGTGATCGTGCCGTCGAACGCCTCCTCGACCGGCGCGGCCGAGAAGATCATGGCCGTCGCCGACGCACTGGGCGCGGCCGACGACGGTGCCGTCCTTGCGGCACAGGTCCAGGCGGAGATCGACGCCGCTGCGGCGTCGGCGCCGCGCCGCGATCCGGCGCCGAAGGTCGCGTCGCTGTACATCCGTGGTTCGAACGCACGTCTCGTCTTCGGCGAGGCGTACAACACGCACTGGCTGGTCGAGGCCGCCGGAGGCGTGGACGTCGCCGACGAACTGGGTGTCACGGAGTCGGCAGAGATCTCGGACGAGGCCATGATCGCCGCCGCACCCGACGTCCTTCTCGTGACCGAGAGCGGCCTCGAGTCGGTCGGCGGGGTCGACGGACTGTTCGAACAGATCCCGGCGCTCGCCCAGACGCCCGCCGGTGAGCGACGAGCGGTGATCGCCTACGACGCACAGCTCCTGCTCGGCAACGGACCGCGCACGGGCCAACTCCTCGCCGACCTCATCGCCGACCTGACGACTCACACCGCACCCGACGGAGACACCCAGCCATGA
- a CDS encoding HugZ family protein, which yields MTDTNRQHLTSLRIVGDVETLPTHAELIRTLIGHGGFGTLTTTTPDGHPYGSLVAYSVLDDGSPLACISDLAEHTRFATAHPAAGLFVSGSTPNGGDPMDAPRVSLVGELQRCEPSAADVRRHLEHHPGAADYADWPDFGWWKLTIASGRFVGGFGIMSWVGADEIAAAVADPVVAGSAGAVEHMNVDHLDASLSIVRTLGGLPEATTARVRDIDRTGVTFAADAPSGWHFVRVAFAEGPLTDPTAVRSAVVALTHRARAEEDAS from the coding sequence ATGACCGACACCAACCGCCAACACCTCACCTCGCTCCGCATCGTCGGCGACGTCGAGACGCTTCCCACTCACGCCGAACTCATCCGCACCCTGATCGGGCACGGCGGATTCGGCACCCTGACCACGACGACACCCGACGGTCACCCGTACGGCAGCCTCGTCGCGTATTCGGTCCTCGACGACGGGTCGCCGTTGGCGTGCATCTCCGACCTGGCCGAACACACCCGGTTCGCGACCGCTCATCCGGCGGCCGGCCTGTTCGTGTCGGGCAGCACCCCGAACGGTGGCGACCCGATGGATGCGCCGCGAGTGAGCCTGGTGGGCGAGCTGCAGCGCTGCGAACCGTCGGCCGCCGACGTCAGACGCCACCTCGAGCACCACCCGGGTGCGGCCGACTACGCCGACTGGCCCGACTTCGGCTGGTGGAAGCTGACGATCGCGTCGGGCCGGTTCGTCGGCGGGTTCGGCATCATGAGCTGGGTCGGCGCCGACGAGATCGCCGCCGCCGTCGCCGACCCGGTGGTCGCCGGGAGTGCGGGAGCCGTCGAGCACATGAACGTCGATCACCTCGATGCGTCGCTGTCGATCGTGCGGACCCTGGGCGGCCTGCCCGAGGCGACGACGGCCCGGGTGCGCGACATCGATCGGACGGGCGTGACGTTCGCCGCCGACGCGCCGAGCGGCTGGCACTTCGTCCGCGTCGCGTTCGCCGAGGGCCCCCTGACCGACCCGACCGCAGTCCGGTCGGCAGTCGTCGCACTGACTCACCGTGCCCGCGCCGAGGAGGACGCCTCGTGA
- a CDS encoding ABC transporter ATP-binding protein, giving the protein MTRLAATDLTLAYDEREITSGLDIEIPNGEVTVIIGPNACGKSTLLRALSRLLKPKSGTVLLDGGDIHRLPTKEVARRLGLLPQSPIAPEGILVGDLVARGRTPHQTLFQQWSKADEAAVLAALASTGTEDLVDRAVDELSGGQRQRVWIAMALAQETDLLLLDEPTTFLDISHQIEVLELVTQLNREAGRTIVLVLHDLNLACRYSHHLVAMRDGRIMASGAPNEVITAEQVHEVFGLDCVVIDDPIAGTPLVVPKGSTASARSGPAVAALA; this is encoded by the coding sequence GTGACCCGGCTCGCAGCGACCGACCTGACCCTCGCGTACGACGAACGGGAGATCACCTCGGGGCTCGACATCGAGATCCCCAACGGCGAGGTCACCGTCATCATCGGCCCGAACGCGTGCGGCAAGTCGACGCTGCTGAGGGCGCTGTCTCGTCTGCTGAAGCCGAAGTCGGGCACGGTCCTCCTCGACGGCGGCGACATCCACCGCCTGCCGACCAAGGAGGTCGCTCGACGGCTCGGGCTGCTCCCCCAGAGCCCGATCGCGCCCGAGGGCATCCTCGTCGGCGACCTCGTGGCACGGGGTCGCACGCCCCACCAGACCCTGTTCCAGCAATGGTCGAAGGCCGACGAGGCCGCCGTGCTCGCCGCGTTGGCGTCGACCGGCACCGAGGATCTCGTCGACCGTGCGGTCGACGAGTTGTCGGGCGGCCAGCGCCAACGAGTCTGGATCGCGATGGCACTCGCGCAGGAGACCGACCTCTTGTTGCTCGACGAGCCGACGACCTTCCTCGACATCTCCCATCAGATCGAGGTCCTCGAGCTCGTGACCCAGCTGAACCGCGAGGCCGGCCGGACGATCGTGCTCGTCCTCCACGACCTGAACCTCGCGTGTCGCTATTCGCATCATCTGGTCGCCATGCGCGACGGCCGGATCATGGCGTCGGGCGCGCCGAACGAGGTCATCACCGCCGAGCAGGTCCACGAGGTTTTCGGCCTCGACTGCGTCGTGATCGACGACCCGATCGCCGGCACCCCGCTCGTGGTGCCGAAGGGATCTACTGCGAGTGCTCGGTCGGGACCAGCCGTGGCAGCCCTCGCCTGA
- a CDS encoding GTP-binding protein, with amino-acid sequence MLPVTVLSGFLGAGKTTLLNHVLANRDGRRVAVIVNDMSEINIDAALIADGGAHLDRTEERLVEMTNGCICCTLRDDLLIEVARLAREDRFDYLLIESTGISEPMPVAATFLFEDIEGTTLSDLATLDTMVTVVDSSRFVQHFAELEELIELGVGRDDEDDRVISDLLVDQVEFADVIVVSKPDLVDPDQLGEVVSLVRALNPRARIEIAERGDVPLDAIFDTGLFDEEEAALAPGWVRALNGEDPPETEEYGISSFVYRNARPFHPMRLAETLESEWPGVLRSKGFVWLATRPDVQAMWSQAGLSVMLEPLAPWYAALPESEWEFESDTDRAELESRWDPMLGDRLNEIVLIGVDMDEVALRAQLDRALLTDDEFALGFAGWQQFDDPLPEWEESCEL; translated from the coding sequence ATGCTCCCCGTCACCGTGCTCTCCGGCTTCCTCGGCGCCGGCAAGACGACCTTGCTCAACCACGTGCTCGCCAACCGTGACGGCCGCCGCGTCGCCGTGATCGTCAACGACATGAGTGAGATCAACATCGACGCCGCCCTCATCGCCGACGGCGGCGCACATCTCGACCGCACCGAGGAGCGGCTCGTCGAGATGACGAACGGGTGCATCTGCTGCACCCTGCGCGACGACCTCCTGATCGAGGTCGCCCGCCTCGCCCGCGAGGACCGCTTCGACTACCTCCTCATCGAGTCGACCGGGATCTCCGAGCCGATGCCGGTGGCCGCCACGTTCCTCTTCGAAGACATCGAGGGCACGACGCTGTCCGATCTCGCCACCCTCGACACGATGGTGACCGTCGTCGACTCCAGCCGGTTCGTCCAGCACTTCGCCGAGCTCGAAGAGCTGATCGAACTCGGCGTCGGCCGCGACGACGAAGACGACCGCGTCATCTCCGACCTACTCGTCGATCAGGTCGAGTTCGCCGACGTGATCGTGGTCTCGAAGCCCGACCTGGTCGACCCAGATCAGCTCGGCGAGGTCGTCAGCCTGGTCCGGGCGCTCAATCCGCGTGCCCGCATCGAGATCGCCGAACGCGGCGATGTCCCACTCGACGCGATCTTCGACACCGGCTTGTTCGACGAGGAGGAGGCGGCGCTCGCTCCCGGTTGGGTCCGCGCCCTCAACGGCGAGGATCCGCCCGAGACCGAGGAGTACGGCATCTCGTCGTTCGTGTACCGCAACGCCCGGCCGTTCCACCCGATGCGGCTCGCCGAGACCCTCGAGTCCGAGTGGCCGGGCGTGCTCCGCAGCAAGGGGTTCGTCTGGCTGGCGACGCGACCCGACGTCCAGGCGATGTGGAGTCAGGCCGGCCTGTCGGTCATGCTCGAACCGCTCGCTCCGTGGTACGCAGCACTCCCCGAGTCCGAGTGGGAGTTCGAGAGCGACACCGACCGCGCCGAGCTCGAGAGCCGCTGGGACCCGATGCTCGGCGACCGCCTCAACGAGATCGTGCTGATCGGCGTCGACATGGACGAGGTGGCGTTGCGGGCCCAGCTCGACCGCGCGCTCCTGACCGACGACGAGTTCGCCCTCGGCTTCGCCGGCTGGCAACAGTTCGACGATCCGCTCCCCGAGTGGGAGGAATCGTGCGAGCTGTGA
- a CDS encoding DUF1826 domain-containing protein, with protein sequence MSTIDLHTDVAVERTTDGPALEPTTPDGPVMWRWERDLPGPVAQLAQELASGDWFELRVTSAVDQIAEAVTRGLIEIGVADGPARRALVDDVALLGRTVAEAAARSHVLVRVEVNAAEMCPVFHQDANVMRLLCTYAGPGTEWLPEPSVDRSELGLQGRTPADANAAIASGPSRHSLPGEVLILTGSKFDERGVGAIHKSPSAELGSRLFVAIDPLDDDPGCRDGCC encoded by the coding sequence GTGAGCACGATCGATCTGCACACCGACGTCGCGGTCGAGCGCACCACCGACGGTCCGGCCCTCGAGCCGACGACACCCGACGGGCCGGTGATGTGGCGGTGGGAGCGCGACCTCCCCGGCCCCGTCGCCCAGCTCGCTCAGGAGCTGGCGAGCGGTGACTGGTTCGAACTGCGAGTCACGTCCGCCGTCGACCAGATCGCGGAGGCGGTCACCCGAGGGCTCATCGAGATCGGCGTCGCGGACGGCCCGGCCCGCCGAGCCCTCGTCGATGACGTCGCCTTACTCGGCCGGACGGTCGCCGAAGCCGCTGCCCGGAGCCACGTCCTCGTCCGCGTCGAGGTCAACGCTGCGGAGATGTGCCCCGTGTTCCATCAGGACGCGAACGTGATGCGCTTGCTGTGCACCTACGCCGGACCGGGTACCGAGTGGCTTCCCGAGCCGTCGGTCGACCGGTCCGAACTCGGTCTGCAGGGCCGCACCCCCGCCGATGCGAATGCGGCGATCGCCAGCGGGCCGTCTCGCCACAGCCTGCCCGGCGAGGTGCTGATCCTCACGGGGAGCAAGTTCGACGAACGCGGCGTCGGCGCGATCCACAAGTCACCGTCGGCCGAACTGGGCTCTCGACTGTTCGTTGCGATCGACCCCCTCGACGACGACCCCGGCTGTCGGGACGGCTGTTGCTGA
- a CDS encoding HDIG domain-containing metalloprotein — protein MLTTATVLSSDARRRLGDTLDRADPTDELFEMVDDGFFGYWIPEIVEMRMEHDPIHRHKDVLAHTVAVTASTPTQPRLRLAALLHDVGKPATRRFGPDGVTFRHHEAVGARITRRRLGDMGFDAGFVTDVARLVELSGRFKGYDRGWTDSAVRRYVVDAGPLLGDLNLLVRHDCTTRHARKAAALQASVDDLESRIRRLAADDAEARRRPPLSGHEIMQLLDIAPGPEVGEAVSMLLAADRSIDRDEATRLVREWWAERAC, from the coding sequence TTGCTGACGACCGCCACCGTGCTGTCCAGCGACGCCCGCCGACGGCTCGGCGACACCCTCGATCGGGCCGACCCGACCGACGAGCTGTTCGAGATGGTCGACGACGGGTTCTTCGGATACTGGATCCCGGAGATCGTCGAGATGCGGATGGAGCACGACCCGATCCACCGGCACAAGGACGTCTTGGCGCACACCGTCGCCGTCACGGCGTCGACCCCGACGCAGCCGCGCCTGCGGCTCGCCGCCCTGCTGCACGACGTGGGCAAGCCGGCAACCCGTCGGTTCGGGCCGGACGGTGTCACGTTTCGCCACCACGAGGCCGTCGGAGCACGCATCACCCGACGACGCCTCGGCGACATGGGGTTCGACGCCGGCTTCGTCACCGACGTCGCCCGCCTCGTCGAGCTGAGCGGCCGCTTCAAGGGATACGACCGAGGCTGGACCGACAGCGCGGTGCGCCGATACGTCGTCGATGCCGGCCCGCTGCTGGGCGACCTCAACCTGCTCGTCCGCCACGACTGCACGACGCGCCATGCGCGCAAAGCCGCCGCACTCCAGGCCTCGGTGGACGACCTGGAGTCGCGGATCCGCCGGCTGGCGGCCGACGACGCAGAAGCGCGCCGACGGCCACCCCTGAGCGGTCACGAGATCATGCAGCTCCTCGACATCGCGCCCGGCCCCGAGGTCGGCGAGGCCGTCTCGATGCTGCTGGCGGCCGACCGGTCGATCGATCGCGACGAGGCGACTCGCCTCGTCCGCGAGTGGTGGGCCGAGCGGGCCTGCTGA
- a CDS encoding fasciclin domain-containing protein, whose amino-acid sequence MPAGETISDVASANGATFIPTYTDFAPMYAAAIEGPGPVTALMPDDDAFIGFSTTYPDLLEELRADFDLLDSVLSYHVIDGALTATEIMEATELPTLQGEAITVEVVGDAVVFNGGEGSVKIADLVATNGIVHILDGILLPPSVSADAS is encoded by the coding sequence GTGCCCGCCGGCGAGACGATCAGCGACGTCGCCAGTGCCAACGGTGCGACGTTCATCCCCACGTACACCGACTTCGCTCCGATGTACGCGGCGGCGATCGAGGGACCCGGGCCGGTCACCGCGTTGATGCCCGACGACGACGCATTCATCGGATTCTCGACGACCTATCCCGACCTGCTCGAGGAGCTGCGGGCCGACTTCGACCTGCTCGACAGCGTCCTGTCGTACCACGTGATCGACGGCGCCCTGACGGCGACCGAGATCATGGAGGCGACCGAGTTGCCGACGTTGCAGGGTGAGGCCATCACGGTCGAGGTCGTCGGCGACGCGGTCGTGTTCAACGGTGGTGAGGGATCGGTGAAGATCGCCGATCTCGTCGCGACGAACGGCATCGTCCACATCCTCGACGGCATCCTGCTCCCGCCGTCGGTGTCGGCCGACGCGAGCTGA
- a CDS encoding ABC transporter substrate-binding protein, producing MNPSTPPTRRSVAALALVALLAAACSGGDDSDTATSDVVAETATTPTTATTPTTTPTPTTDAVTPGSVAPPASSVASDPSGTVEHALGTVEVVSEPTRVVALDRSLIDAALALELPLAGYTTYNDPDGALPAYFGDALVYADAATWVGDLLDPNIEAVAALDPDLILMTAVRHEDLYDEFSAIAPTVATESAGGGWKDNIRLIAAATGRSDLGEDVLADYEERAASVGAAVNSAAGDPTISVVRFADAIRLYQPVSFSGVVLEDAGLARPESQQDRDDFIAIISEEELELADADALIYTVAAHEAVERMASEVQERPLWQSLSAVQEGRAYPVLDDSWMSGVGVFGAHLILDDLEEIFGVG from the coding sequence GTGAACCCGTCCACACCGCCCACCCGTCGGTCCGTCGCCGCACTCGCCCTCGTTGCGCTCCTGGCTGCCGCGTGCAGCGGCGGTGACGACAGCGACACCGCGACCTCCGACGTCGTCGCCGAGACCGCGACGACACCGACGACCGCGACGACCCCGACGACCACACCGACCCCGACGACCGACGCGGTGACACCGGGATCGGTTGCCCCACCCGCGTCGTCCGTCGCCAGCGATCCATCCGGAACGGTCGAGCATGCACTCGGAACGGTCGAGGTGGTCTCCGAGCCGACCCGTGTGGTGGCGCTCGATCGGTCGTTGATCGACGCGGCGCTCGCACTCGAGCTGCCACTCGCCGGCTACACCACGTACAACGACCCCGACGGAGCACTGCCGGCCTACTTCGGGGACGCACTCGTGTACGCCGACGCTGCCACCTGGGTCGGCGACCTGCTCGACCCGAACATCGAGGCGGTCGCGGCCCTCGACCCCGACCTGATCCTGATGACCGCAGTCCGCCACGAAGACCTGTACGACGAGTTCTCGGCCATCGCCCCGACGGTGGCGACGGAGTCGGCCGGTGGCGGATGGAAGGACAACATCCGGCTGATCGCCGCAGCAACCGGGCGCAGCGACCTCGGCGAGGACGTGCTCGCCGACTACGAGGAACGCGCCGCTTCCGTCGGTGCGGCGGTGAACTCGGCAGCCGGTGACCCCACGATCTCGGTGGTTCGCTTCGCCGACGCGATCCGGCTCTACCAACCCGTGAGCTTCAGTGGCGTCGTCCTCGAGGACGCCGGGCTGGCTCGGCCGGAGAGCCAGCAGGATCGCGACGACTTCATTGCGATCATCTCCGAGGAGGAGCTCGAGCTGGCCGACGCCGATGCGCTGATCTACACCGTCGCCGCCCACGAGGCCGTCGAACGCATGGCGAGCGAGGTGCAGGAGCGGCCGCTGTGGCAATCGCTGTCGGCCGTTCAGGAGGGCCGCGCCTATCCCGTCCTCGACGATTCGTGGATGAGCGGTGTCGGCGTGTTCGGCGCGCACCTGATCCTCGACGACCTCGAAGAGATCTTCGGCGTCGGTTGA
- a CDS encoding TMEM165/GDT1 family protein, which translates to MSMSDAARAFVTVFPAELPDKTMVATIVLVARYHRPVWVWVGAAGAFAVHVVVAVAAGSAIGLLPDAVVGAVVTVMFAVGAAVLLRAARSAEPDVIDDDAAGAVASIGATVAGSFGLVVVAEWGDLTQLATASLAAESGAPFATAVGAWLALISVAAIAAVFGRQLVARVPIHRVNYIGAAVFAALAVWAAVDVVRELTAA; encoded by the coding sequence ATGTCGATGAGCGATGCCGCGAGAGCGTTCGTCACCGTCTTCCCCGCCGAACTGCCCGACAAGACGATGGTCGCGACGATCGTGTTGGTCGCCCGCTACCACCGCCCCGTGTGGGTATGGGTCGGCGCCGCCGGGGCCTTTGCGGTCCATGTCGTCGTGGCCGTTGCTGCCGGGAGCGCGATCGGCCTGCTCCCCGACGCCGTCGTCGGTGCCGTCGTCACGGTGATGTTCGCCGTCGGCGCTGCCGTCCTGCTGCGGGCGGCGCGCTCGGCCGAACCGGACGTGATCGACGATGACGCCGCCGGGGCGGTCGCATCGATCGGCGCCACGGTTGCCGGCAGTTTCGGTCTTGTGGTGGTCGCCGAGTGGGGCGACCTCACCCAGCTGGCAACCGCCAGTCTCGCCGCCGAGAGCGGTGCTCCGTTCGCCACCGCCGTCGGCGCCTGGCTGGCCTTGATCTCCGTCGCCGCGATCGCCGCCGTCTTCGGCCGCCAGTTGGTCGCTCGAGTGCCGATCCATCGGGTCAACTACATCGGCGCTGCGGTGTTCGCCGCCCTGGCGGTCTGGGCCGCCGTCGACGTCGTTCGCGAACTCACTGCAGCGTGA
- the rpmB gene encoding 50S ribosomal protein L28, producing MSRQCQLFGTAPSFGKTVSHSHRRSNRRFGPNIQSKRYYLASERRWIRLTLSTRAIKTIDRRGIESVVAEIRRSGQKV from the coding sequence ATGTCCCGACAATGCCAACTTTTCGGAACGGCTCCTTCCTTCGGCAAGACCGTGTCGCACTCACACCGGCGCTCGAACCGCCGCTTCGGCCCGAACATCCAGTCGAAGCGCTACTACCTCGCGTCTGAGCGCCGATGGATTCGGCTCACCCTGTCGACCCGAGCGATCAAGACGATCGACCGTCGCGGCATCGAGTCCGTCGTCGCCGAGATCCGCCGCAGCGGCCAGAAGGTCTGA
- the rpmG gene encoding 50S ribosomal protein L33 encodes MAKTSRERRPVIELRSAAGTGYTYVTKKNTTNSRERLVVRKYDPVIRRHVEFAEER; translated from the coding sequence ATGGCCAAGACGAGCAGGGAACGTCGTCCGGTCATCGAGCTCCGCAGTGCCGCGGGCACGGGCTACACGTACGTCACGAAGAAGAACACGACCAACAGCCGCGAACGGTTGGTCGTCCGCAAGTACGACCCGGTGATCCGCCGCCACGTCGAGTTCGCAGAGGAACGCTGA